Proteins from a single region of Syngnathus scovelli strain Florida chromosome 7, RoL_Ssco_1.2, whole genome shotgun sequence:
- the ncam1b gene encoding neural cell adhesion molecule 1b isoform X6, protein MVRSGDIFVALLLVGCAVSLDVQITPSHGEISLGESKFFMCEVIGGAKHIDWFGPGGERIEPDDPHVTVTRNDETSSVLTLYRARTENAGTYKCVAANGDQQGESTVNIKIFQKITFTNAPSPQEFTEGDDAVIVCDVVSSPPPTILWKYKGARIQMEKDVRFKVLGNNHLQIRGIKKTDEGSYTCEGRLMARGEIDLRVIKVVVNVLPTIRVWQSEVNATADVGQAAMLTCAVDGYPEPMVTWTRNQIPLEAGEKYAFNEDGSEMSIMDVSKLDEGEYTCIAKNKAGETDQELSLRVFVKPKITYIVNQSTSEMEEQVMLTCEASGDPTPTISWSYGNRVFTDGEQSEDGNVVVRSDARVSSLTLKYVKYTDAGQYLCSARSAIGEDDQVAYLEVRYAPKIHGEVAVYTWEGNAVNISCEVQAHPSQVTIAWLRDGFTLPNANTSNVKIYRSPSASYLQVTPTSENDFGSYNCTASNEMGTEAKEFVLIQAEVPSSPFINEVSPFSTTALVQFEEPESSGGVPVLKYKAAWRIQGRSSWSQRIFELKDGSAGDVTVTDLRPDTSYEIKMSAINGKGEGESCPVEVFKTQPVRNPSPPKLEGALQPIGNSLKVSWIKQDDGGLPILHYLVHFKPVESSKWKPEISMPSDSEYVILSGLEWDTTYDISVVAENQKGKSERASISMRTSVQPAVMPDLDEDAAFPMGIMLWAGILVVAFILLLLAVDVTCYFVNKCGLIMCLCGKSASGTKGKDLEEGKAAFMKDESKEPIVEVRTEDECTANHNAAGPTEPNETTPLTEPELAAFTAALALDTLSSDTATATIDPAQDSPSSETTTLTCSLSTPANEPSPITAPAPSPETNTAPPTPPVCRAAVEAKIAPLVERRGSDGVTEEEEPKKSDASPTTLERTQKPGTPIPPKRRHSPKLAALKAKASPPVSPLATEPPLTPDRKKVAPKPPLTPKDPDTNCASDKPAQPSNPLNPYPNPPSSAIHGAPKAPDAEESSPLVRDVPTPVSPPPASEHLASPPHMYDLLAQDMGLDNATFDLELSNGTERPWAIPDDLISLESPPSAPSLPNGDGADLTPTMDASEPLAKTAPPVNDETIYSDVKVKPEEELSNAATETPAEHNSVIQTKAAQSKA, encoded by the exons ATGGTCCGGTCCGGGGACATCTTTGTGGCCCTGCTTCTTGTGGGCTGTGCGG TGTCACTGGACGTGCAGATCACACCCAGCCATGGTGAAATCAGTCTCGGGGAGTCCAAATTCTTCATGTGTGAAG TTATCGGCGGAGCCAAGCACATAGACTGGTTCGGGCCCGGCGGCGAAAGGATAGAACCCGACGACCCGCACGTGACGGTGACCCGGAACGACGAGACGTCGTCCGTCCTCACGCTTTACCGAGCCAGGACGGAGAACGCCGGCACGTACAAGTGCGTCGCCGCCAATGGAGATCAACAGGGAGAGTCGACGGTTAACATCAAAATATTCC aGAAAATCACCTTCACAAATGCGCCGTCGCCGCAAGAGTTCACCGAAGGAGACGACGCCGTCATCGTGTGCGATGTCGTCAGTTCCCCTCCGCCCACCATCCTTTGGAAGTACAAAGGAGCCAGAATACAGATGGAAAAAGACG TTCGCTTTAAGGTGCTGGGCAACAACCACCTTCAAATCCGCGGAATAAAGAAAACCGACGAGGGTTCGTACACCTGCGAGGGACGCCTGATGGCCCGTGGCGAGATCGATTTACGGGTTATCAAGGTCGTCGTGAACG TGCTTCCAACCATCCGGGTGTGGCAGTCAGAGGTGAACGCCACGGCAGATGTGGGCCAAGCCGCCATGTTGACGTGTGCGGTCGACGGCTATCCTGAACCCATGGTGACCTggacaag GAACCAGATCCCACTGGAAGCGGGGGAGAAGTACGCCTTCAACGAGGACGGCTCGGAGATGTCCATCATGGACGTTAGCAAGCTAGATGAGGGCGAGTACACCTGCATCGCCAAAAACAAAGCCGGGGAGACGGATCAGGAGCTCAGTCTGAGAGTATTTG TCAAGCCTAAGATCACCTACATTGTCAACCAAAGCACCTCTGAGATGGAGGAGCAGGTTATGCTAACGTGCGAAGCCTCGGGGGATCCGACGCCCACCATCAGCTGGAGCTACGGCAACCGTGTATTCACCGACGGCGAGCAG AGCGAGGACGGCAACGTGGTGGTGCGAAGCGACGCTCGCGTTTCCTCCCTCACGCTAAAGTACGTCAAGTACACGGACGCCGGGCAGTACCTGTGCTCGGCGCGGAGCGCCATCGGGGAAGATGACCAGGTGGCGTATCTGGAGGTCCGCT ACGCCCCTAAGATCCACGGCGAGGTGGCCGTGTACACCTGGGAGGGTAACGCCGTCAACATCAGCTGCGAGGTGCAAGCTCACCCAAGCCAGGTCACCATCGCTTGGCTCCGGGACGGATTCACGCTGCCCAACGCCAACACCAGCAACGTTAAGATCTACAGATCGCCCTCGGCCAGCTACCTGCAG GTGACGCCGACATCCGAGAATGACTTTGGGAGTTACAACTGCACCGCTTCCAACGAGATGGGCACAGAAGCCAAAGAGTTTGTCCTCATCCAAGCGG AGGTGCCATCGTCGCCCTTCATCAACGAGGTGTCCCCCTTCTCCACCACGGCGCTGGTTCAGTTCGAGGAGCCCGAGTCCAGCGGAGGCGTGCCCGTGCTCAAGTACAAAGCGGCGTGGAGGATTCAAGGCAGAAGCAGCTGGTCGCAGAGAATCTTTGAGCTCAAAGATG GCTCCGCGGGCGACGTGACCGTCACAGACCTGAGACCGGACACCAGCTACGAAATCAAGATGTCCGCCATCAACGGGAAAGGGGAAGGCGAAAGCTGCCCGGTGGAGGTTTTCAAGACGCAGCCAGTCC GAAATCCAAGTCCTCCCAAACTGGAAGGTGCGCTTCAGCCCATCGGCAACTCCTTGAAAGTCAGCTGGATCAAGCAGGATGATGGCGGATTGCCCATCCTCCATTACCTCGTCCACTTCAAACCG GTTGAGTCGTCCAAGTGGAAACCCGAAATCAGCATGCCCAGCGACAGCGAGTACGTGATCCTCAGCGGGCTGGAGTGGGACACGACGTACGACATCTCCGTGGTGGCCGAGAACCAGAAGGGCAAGTCGGAGCGGGCTAGCATATCCATGCGGACGTCCGTCCAGCCGGCCGTCATGCCAG ATTTGGATGAAGACGCGGCGTTCCCCATGGGGATCATGTTGTGGGCGGGAATCCTGGTGGTGGCGTTCATCCTGCTGCTCCTGGCCGTGGACGTCACGTGCTACTTTGTCAACAAGTGCGGCCTCATCATGTGCCTGTGCGGAAAGTCGGCCTCCGGCACCAAAGGCAAGGACCTGGAGGAGGGGAAGGCAGCATTCAT GAAAGACGAATCCAAAGAGCCCATCGTGGAGGTCCGCACGGAGGATGAGTGCACAGCCAATCACAACGCGGCAGGCCCAACAGAACCCAACGAAACCACGCCCCTCACCGAGCCAGA GCTGGCGGCTTTCACCGCTGCCCTGGCACTGGACACGCTCTCCTCTGACACGGCCACGGCCACCATTGACCCCGCTCAAGACAGCCCCTCTAGCGAGACCACCACGCTCACGTGTAGCCTGTCCACCCCGGCCAACGAGCCCTCGCCCATCACGGCGCCGGCGCCCAGCCCGGAGACGAACACGGCGCCGCCGACTCCCCCCGTGTGCAGGGCGGCCGTCGAGGCTAAGATCGCGCCGTTAGTGGAGCGGAGGGGATCCGATGGGGTGACGGAAGAAGAGGAGCCCAAGAAGAGCGACGCTTCGCCGACCACCCTCGAACGGACTCAGAAACCCGGGACGCCCATCCCGCCCAAACGGAGGCACTCTCCGAAACTTGCCGCCCTAAAGGCTAAAGCTAGCCCTCCCGTCTCGCCGTTAGCCACGGAACCGCCTCTtactccagacaggaagaaagtAGCTCCCAAGCCTCCGCTCACCCCCAAAGACCCCGATACAAATTGCGCCTCTGACAAGCCCGCCCAGCCGTCTAACCCTCTCAACCCGTACCCCAACCCTCCGTCTTCAGCCATCCACGGCGCTCCCAAAGCGCCGGATGCTGAAGAGTCTTCCCCTTTGGTCCGAGACGTCCCCACCCCCGTGTCTCCCCCTCCCGCTAGCGAGCACCTCGCATCGCCGCCGCACATGTACGACTTACTCGCCCAGGACATGGGCCTCGATAACGCCACTTTCGACTTAGAGCTGAGTAACGGCACGGAGCGACCCTGGGCCATCCCCGACGATCTGATTAGCTTAGAGAGCCCGCCCTCTGCCCCTTCTCTGCCCAATGGAGACGGAGCAGACCTCACCCCCACAATGGACGCATCAGAACCTCTGGCTAAGACTGCTCCACCTGTCAACGATGA GACAATCTATTCGGACGTGAAGGTAAAACCGGAGGAGGAGCTGTCCAACGCCGCCACGGAGACGCCTGCCGAGCACAACAGTGTCATACAGACAAAAGCCGCGCAGAGCAAagcatga